A single Cucumis melo cultivar AY chromosome 4, USDA_Cmelo_AY_1.0, whole genome shotgun sequence DNA region contains:
- the LOC103486827 gene encoding pleiotropic drug resistance protein 3-like isoform X3, with the protein MTVRETLDFSARCQGIGSRADIMKEIIKKEKEQGIIPNPDIDIYMKAISIEGLKHSLQTDYILKIFGLDVCGDTLVGDAMRRGISGGQKKRLTTGEMMVGPNKALFMDEITNGLDSSTAFQIISCLQNLAHLTNATILISLLQPAPETFELFDDLILMAQKKIVYQGRRDRVLDFFEHCGFKCPKRKSTADFLQEVLSRKDQPQFWYRNQTPYAYVSIDTLSTKFKHWNNNNNLERKAEEEILKPYDNDDQEDQYYSKDDDGILLNIGKINNYSVSKWQVFKACASREFLLMRRNSFVYVFKISQLFLIASITMTVFIRTEMKIDVEHGNYYMGALFYSLLMLLVDALPELAMTIQRLEVFYKQKQLLFYPPWAYVIPPAILKLPLSLLQSFVWTSLTYYVIGYTPEVSRFFRHFLVLFALHVSSLSMFRMMALVNQQIVASTVSSFVILQIMIFGGFIISHPSMSAWLRWGFWVSPISYGEIGLSINEFLAPRWQKIQGSNVTIGHIILQSRGLDYHQYFYWISLAALFGFALLFNFGFALALTFLNPPGSSTAIISYEKLSQSNINADANSAQSPLSSPKTSIESTKGGIALPFRPLTVVFRDLQYYVDMPSGMRERGFTQKKLQLLSDITGAIRPGILTALMGVSGAGKTTLLDVLAGRKTSGYIEGEIKIGGFPKVQETFARVSGYCEQTDVHSSQITVEESLFFSAWLRLAPEIDSKTKAQFVNEVLETIELDSIKDSLVGIPGVSGLSTEQRKRLTIAVELVSNPSIIFMDEPTTGLDARAAAIVMRAVKNVADTGRTIVCTIHQPSIDIFESFDELILLKTGGRMIYYGPLGQDSNQVIEYFEHVPGVSRIRENYNPATWILEITSSAAEAKLGIDFALVYKNSSLYENNKELVKQLSAPSPGSRDLHFSNVFAQNFARQFGACLWKQNLSYWRNPRYNLLRILHTVASSLIFGVLFWKKGKKLENQQDLFNNFGVMYSSVVFMGIYNCSSVFPNVSRERTVMYRERFAGMYSPWAYSLAQVIIEVPYVFVQAAIYVIITYPMIGFYGSAWKIFWCFYSMFFALLYFKSLGLLLVSITPNYHIATILSSAFYVTFNLFAGFLVPKPRIPRWWIWFYYITPTSWTLNCLLTSQYGDIDKTIVAFGENTTVSTFLRDYFGFHYNQLPLVRFILILFPVVFACIFGFCIGRLNFQKR; encoded by the exons ATGACCGTAAGGGAAACCCTAGATTTTTCGGCCAGGTGTCAAGGCATCGGAAGTCGAGCAG ATATTATGAAGGAGATTATCAAAAAGGAGAAGGAACAAGGGATTATTCCAAATCCTGATATTGATATTTACATGAAG GCCATTTCCATTGAAGGACTAAAACACAGTCTTCAAACTGATTACATACTCAAG ATATTTGGACTTGATGTTTGTGGTGACACTCTAGTAGGGGATGCCATGAGGAGAGGTATTTCAGGGGGTCAAAAGAAAAGATTAACTACAG GAGAAATGATGGTTGGTCCAAACAAAGCTTTGTTCATGGATGAAATCACAAATGGATTAGACAGTTCCACTGCCTTCCAAATCATTTCATGCCTACAAAACTTAGCTCATCTTACAAATGCTACAATTCTTATCTCTCTTCTTCAACCAGCTCCCGAAACCTTCGAACTTTTTGATGATTTGATCTTGATGGCACAAAAAAAGATTGTATATCAAGGTCGTCGTGACCGAGTTCTCGACTTCTTTGAACACTGTGGATTCAAATGCCCCAAAAGGAAAAGCACTGCAGATTTTCTTCAAGAGGTGCTTTCAAGGAAAGATCAACCACAATTTTGGTATCGTAACCAAACTCCTTATGCATATGTTTCTATTGACACATTGAGTACAAAGTTCAAGCATTggaataacaataataatttagaaAGAAAGGCGGAAGAGGAGATTTTGAAACCCTATGATAATGATGATCAAGAAGATCAATATTATTCAAAAGATGATGATGGTATTTTGTTGAATATTGGGAAGATCAATAATTATAGTGTTTCTAAATGGCAAGTGTTTAAAGCTTGTGCATCAAGGGAATTCCTCCTCATGAGAAGAAATTCATTTGTTTACGTCTTCAAAATAAGTCAG CTTTTCTTGATTGCTTCAATCACAATGACAGTGTTTATAAGGACAGAAATGAAAATAGATGTTGAACATGGAAACTACTACATGGGAGCCTTATTCTATTCTCTCCTTATGCTCCTAGTTGATGCATTGCCTGAATTGGCAATGACTATCCAAAGACTTGAAGTTTTCTACAAACAAAAACAGTTACTGTTTTATCCACCTTGGGCTTATGTAATTCCACCTGCCATTTTGAAGCTCCCTCTCTCACTTCTTCAATCCTTTGTATGGACTTCTCTTACTTATTATGTCATCGGTTACACCCCCGAGGTCTCCAG GTTCTTTCGACATTTTCTTGTGTTGTTTGCGCTGCACGTATCTTCATTATCCATGTTTCGAATGATGGCTTTAGTCAATCAACAAATTGTTGCTTCTACAGTTAGCAGTTTTGTAATATTACAAATCATGATATTTGGTGGTTTCATCATCTCTCATC CCTCAATGTCAGCTTGGTTGCGATGGGGATTTTGGGTTTCACCAATTAGCTATGGAGAAATTGGGCTTTCTATCAATGAATTTCTTGCTCCAAGATGGCAGAAG ATTCAAGGTTCGAACGTTACAATAGGACATATAATTCTTCAAAGTCGAGGACTCGATTATCATCAATACTTCTACTGGATTTCACTCGCAGCTTTGTTTGGATTTGCTCTCCTTTTCAATTTTGGATTTGCCTTAGCTCTTACTTTCCTCAATC CTCCTGGATCTTCCACTGCCATTATCTCATATGAAAAGCTCTCACAATCTAACATCAATGCCGATGCTAATTCTGCCCAAAGCCCTCTTTCTTCTCCTAAGACCTCCATAGAATCGACCAAAG GTGGAATAGCATTGCCTTTCAGACCTTTAACAGTAGTGTTTCGAGATTTGCAGTATTATGTGGACATGCCATCG GGAATGAGAGAGAGGGGTTTTACTCAGAAGAAACTCCAGCTTCTTTCTGATATTACAGGGGCTATAAGGCCTGGGATACTCACAGCCCTGATGGGTGTCAGTGGAGCTGGGAAAACAACTTTGCTTGATGTTCTTGCAGGAAGAAAAACAAGTGGATACATCGAAGGAGAAATCAAAATCGGTGGTTTTCCAAAAGTTCAAGAAACATTTGCTAGGGTATCTGGTTACTGTGAACAAACTGATGTACATTCTTCTCAAATAACTGTTGAAGAATCTCTGTTCTTCTCTGCTTGGCTCCGTTTGGCACCTGaaattgactcaaaaacaaaagCA CAATTTGTGAATGAAGTCCTTGAGACCATTGAACTTGATAGCATAAAGGATTCCTTAGTTGGGATACCTGGTGTCAGTGGTCTATCAACCGAGCAGCGTAAACGTTTAACCATAGCTGTGGAGCTTGTTTCCAACCCCTCTATCATTTTCATGGATGAGCCTACCACTGGTTTAGATGCAAGAGCAGCTGCAATTGTCATGCGAGCAGTCAAGAATGTGGCTGATACtggaagaacgatcgtttgtaCCATCCATCAGCCAAGTATTGACATATTTGAATCTTTTGATGAG TTAATTCTTCTGAAAACTGGCGGTCGTATGATCTACTATGGACCATTGGGACAAGATTCAAATCAGGTCATAGAATATTTCGAG CATGTTCCCGGGGTTTCAAGGATTAGAGAAAACTACAATCCTGCAACTTGGATATTAGAGATTACCTCTTCAGCTGCAGAAGCTAAACTTGGCATAGATTTTGCTCTAGTGTATAAGAACTCTTCTCTGTATGA GAACAACAAAGAACTTGTTAAGCAGCTGAGTGCTCCATCTCCTGGTTCAAGAGATTTGCACTTTTCAAATGTCTTTGCACAAAATTTCGCTAGACAGTTCGGGGCTTGCCTTTGGAAACAAAACTTGTCTTATTGGAGGAATCCTCGCTATAACTTGCTGCGTATCTTGCATACTGTTGCGTCATCTTTGATTTTTGGGGTactattttggaagaaaggaaaaaagct AGAAAACCAACAGGACTTGTTCAACAACTTTGGCGTAATGTACTCTAGCGTTGTTTTCATGGGCATTTACAATTGTTCATCAGTCTTTCCTAATGTATCAAGGGAGAGAACTGTCATGTACAGGGAAAGGTTTGCTGGAATGTATTCCCCATGGGCTTATTCACTTGCACAG GTGATTATTGAGGTTCCCTACGTATTTGTACAAGCAGCTATCTATGTTATTATCACCTATCCAATGATTGGATTCTACGGCTCTGCATGgaaaatattttggtgtttctACTCAATGTTCTTTGCCCTTCTCTATTTCAAAAGTCTTGGGCTGCTGCTTGTGTCCATCACCCCAAACTATcacattgctaccattttgtCCTCTGCTTTCTATGTCACATTCAATCTCTTTGCTGGCTTTTTAGTTCCGAAACCG AGAATTCCAAGGTGGTGGATATGGTTTTATTATATAACCCCAACATCATGGACGTTGAATTGTTTGCTAACTTCACAATATGGAGATATAGACAAGACAATAGTGGCGTTTGGAGAAAATACAACAGTATCAACTTTCTTGAGAGATTATTTTGGGTTTCACTACAATCAACTTCCTCTTGTGAGGTTCATTCTCATCCTCTTCCCTGTTGTATTTGCATGTATTTTTGGATTTTGTATAGGGAGATTAAACTTCCAAAAAAGATGA